In the genome of Acanthopagrus latus isolate v.2019 chromosome 17, fAcaLat1.1, whole genome shotgun sequence, the window CGCAGCAAAAGCGACAGCCAGCGGGGCTGCGCTTGTGTCTGTTGTTATACGGCATctgtgaggaagagaaaagacatgagCAAGGTGTTCATCTCCAGCATCATCTCTCACTCTGTtgactctctctccttctcactgtATCTGTCTCAGCTCATTCAGTTCATTGAACAAACCTTCCAGGAGTCCTCTGACTTCTCTTCATGTGCAGCAACTGGACCCTCATTGTTCATTGGCTCCTCCAGCTCTTGCACCTGTCAATCAATTGTGCACATTTACATCAGGAGCCACATTTCAGCATttagacaaaacatttccagctaataagcaaatgaaatgactgaagtCAAGTTGTTACCTCAGTGAATGAGCCAGCAGAGCTCTCCTGAAGGCAAATAAAGGTGAGCACGACGGCCACTGCAACTGCAACACTGAATGTCTTCATCTTAGGAGGCTTCCACTGCTTCAACTTGTTCAGTCCTTTGATTCTTCTGGTGACTCTCGTCAGCTCCTTTCACTTCTTCTCCTGTCTGATGGTTGACTTTGTAAAGTGTGCTGGTATTTATAGTCACCTGGACCACTGTTGCCTCATCACTGACAGCACCTACAGTACAGCAGCTGCTTCCAGGCACAGGCTTGCATCACTACCTGAGGGATGCTGGGAATGAGAATGGGGAACTCCTCAACAGTGGgaattctctctttttgtttgtttgttccacatATCACCCATTAGCATTTATATGTCTCATTAGTCCATATACACAACATgcttatacattttaaattctggTAAATCGcttataataaagaaaatggtCTGCTTCAGGCAGTACCTACCTGAATTCATTTTATAAAGCAAGTATTAGTCAGCTGCAGTAATTAGCTACTGTTTAAAATCAATTCCATTGCAAGCTTGTAGCTTCAGACTATTAGACGACTACAATTTTATGCCAACCTGACACAACTTCAACTTGATCTTCCTGCTCAGTATTTTGATGCTGCTGAGAATCtccaaaggaaaaagaaacagtccAAAAGTTAAAATTAATAGTATGAACCTAATGATAGATATTAggaaaaaacagtttacaaCTCAAAGTTTTGACTTCTTGATACCAAAAGTGATTAAAGAAGTACTTCACCGCTGGGTTGGCACTTGGAGcagaatcttaaaaaaaaaaaaaaaaaaattgtgctaAATGACGAGAAAAGGGGCTGTAATAAAAgacctacaacaaccagaatgcagtGTGCCGCATCAGACCGATAAACACTCCCGCCGCTGACAGGTGTCCAACTGTGAGCCAGCTGGTAACAAATATTATTGTGTTACATTTAAACAGTACAGTAAAAACTATATATAGAAACCTTTTAGGAGAGAAATagaattattcatatttaatcagcACTGCCTTGTTTTAGAGTTTAAACAATAGTCCTTCCAGTGCATGATCTTTCTCATGCTTTTAGCGTATGGTAGATAAACTGCTTGTTGGAAAATGAGCCTATGGTGGTTAAATTAGGGACCGATTCCAACAGATTCAGAGCTATTTGGTGTTGCTGACACTGGCATCGTGCTCACTTGAAGCAAGAAGAATAatggaaaacactgaatagGAGGTTAGGTTATCACTGTGCTGCCCAGTTACACAATATGTTGTAAGGTAGATGTGCCACTCTATTAATGCTACATTCTAGGTCTTAAAAGTGATATTAAAGAGAGATGTATTGTATCGTTGCAGAGCCAAAACATCCGAGACAACAAAGTAGGGGATTTAAGTTATTTACTTTTCTGCTGCTCCCAAAAGCATTAACTGACTGATTTGTGTAtatcatgttttgctttttaccTTGTTAATTTGCTCTTTTGGAACAGGTATAATGCCCAAAGGTCAAAAACAGACAAGGTCCCATTCCCAGCAACAGTCAGGGGATGGTCCAGAACTCATTACTGGAAGCAGATACGTTCTGCCAGTGATGAGGCAACAGTGACCCAACTGAGTATGAATACCTGTACGTTATCAGACAGAATAAACTCAAAGGAGCTGACACAAGTCATGAGAGAGCAGAAGAAACCAAAGCCTCCAAAGATGAGGACATTCAGCGTTGTAGTTGCAGTGGCCGTCGTGCTCACCTTTATGTGGGCCGAAAGTTGCAAATAAAACATCTCCTAAATCTTCTAAATGTATCGTCTATGTGGCCTATTGAATTCTTTGCTATAAAtggtgtatttttctgtttttaagcaCAGCTGCATGACATTTAGGATATTATTTAATGTCAGTTCCCCAAAATAACTGGCATGTTTAAGGTTGCTTATCttgcaggaaacaaaaaaataagaacttGTTGTGTGCAAACTCATACCACCCTGCTACTTCTATTAGCTGTGTATAAATTGTtttaccagtgtttttttttttttttttgttgggggggaGTGTTGTTCTGTAGTAAATGTAGAAAATGGTTTTAGAGTTGCAATATGACAAAATTGAATATGTTCTTACGCACTATGTTACAGAGCCATTGACATTTATTGATCATCACTGAGCAGACAGTGTTTACAGCATGACCAAATTCAGAAACATCCTCACATATTTACAACCACAAAAGAAGTGCAATGTTAAAATTGCTTTAAGAGTAGAAATATTCAGTGGTTGTTGTGTGAATCCCAGGCTGGAGCAGGAATCCTCAGAACCTGCAGCAGATACCACATCCTCTCATGTCAGGACAGCAACCGCAGCAAAATTGGCAGTCCTTTGGGCTGCGCTTGTGTCTGTTGTTATACGGCAtctgtgagaaagagaaaagatatGAGCAAGGTGTTCATCTCCAGCATCATCTCTCACTCTGTtgactctctctccttctcactgtATCTGTCTCAGCTCATTCAGTTCATTGAACAAACCTTCCAGGAGTCCTCTGACTTCTCTTCATGTGCAGCAACTGGACCCTCATTGTTCATTGGCTCCTCCAGCTCTTGCACCTGTCAATCAATTGTGCACATTTACATCAGGAgccacatttcaacatttagacaaaacatttccagctaataagcaaatgaaatgactgaagtCAAGTTGTTACCTCAGTGAATGAGCCAGCAGAGCTCTCCTGAAGGCAAATAAAGGTGAGCACGACGGCCACTGCAACTGCAACACTGAATGTCTTCATCTTAGGAGGCTTCCACTGCTTCAACTTGTTCAGTCCTTTGATTCTTCTGGTGACTCTCGTCAGCTCCTTTCACTTCTTCTCCTGTCTGATGGTTGACTTTGTAAAGTGTGCTGGTATTTATAGTCACCTGGACCACTGTTGCCTCATCACTGACAGCACCTACAGTACAGCAGCTGCTTCCAGGCACAGGCTTGCATCACTACCTGAGGGATGCTGGGAATGAGAATGGGGAACTCCTCAACAGTGGgaattctctctttttgtttgtttgttccacatATCACCCATTAGCATTTATATGTCTCATTAGTCCATATACACAACATgcttatacattttaaattctggTAAATCActtataataaagaaaatggtCTGCTTCAGGCAGTACCTACCTGAATTCATTTTATAAAGCAAGTATTAGTCAGCTGCAGTAATTAGCTACTGTTTAAAATCAATTCCATTGCAAGCTTGTAGCTTCAGACTATTAGACAACTACAATTTTATGCCAACCTGACACAACTTCAACTTGATCTTCCTGCTCAGTATTTTGATGCTGCTGAGAAtctccaaaggaaaaaaaacagtccaaaagttAAAATTAATAGTATGAACCTAATGATAGATATTAggaaaaaacagtttacaaCTCAAAGTTTTGACTTCTTGATACCAAAAGTGATTAAAGAAGTACTTCACCGCTGGGTTGGCACTTGGAGcagaatcttaaaaaaaaaaaaaaaattgtgctaAATGACGAGAAAAGGGGCTGTAATAAAAgacctacaacaacc includes:
- the LOC119005565 gene encoding hepcidin-like: MKTFSVAVAVAVVLTFICLQESSAGSFTEVQELEEPMNNEGPVAAHEEKSEDSWKMPYNNRHKRSPAGCRFCCGCCPNMRGCGVCCRF
- the LOC119005564 gene encoding hepcidin-like, which encodes MKTFSVAVAVAVVLTFICLQESSAGSFTEVQELEEPMNNEGPVAAHEEKSEDSWKMPYNNRHKRSPKDCQFCCGCCPDMRGCGICCRF